A window of Fibrobacter sp. UWB10 contains these coding sequences:
- a CDS encoding LEPR-XLL domain-containing protein: protein MSKKNIKNNKKKSTRKNFKVEALEPRLMMDA from the coding sequence ATGTCCAAGAAGAACATTAAGAATAACAAGAAAAAGTCTACCCGCAAGAACTTCAAGGTTGAAGCTCTCGAACCGCGTCTGATGATGGACGCCTAA